The genome window CAAATGACTCGACAGACAATTTCGCATTTGTTTGTTATTCTTTTCAAGCGTGGAGCAAGCTCCAATATGTCGAGCAAAGTAGCCGATACATATCCACAAGATTACGTAGCCATCAAACATCGATAAATGTATAAATGAGAAGATAGCAAGATTTGCTGCAGTATAGTTGCATCTAGAGATCGTAACAAATGCCAGTCTACCAGCTTGTTCGCGGTTAACAGTCCTTTGAGGGTGTGGAGGGCTGGAAGCTACAGAAAGttgcaacaaaaaagaaattagTGCCAAGAAAACTATAATCTAAATGAACATTCAGAGGCATATAATTAGAGAATGCATGTTCAGCGTATGTGACATTAGTAGATGAAGATGAACAATCATAAGGCACATTATCCAGTGCTGCGATCAGAAAGATAGTTGTTGATCCATGTATGCATCAAGAAACGGATAGAGAATGCCAACCAACGGGTCAGCTGACCAGATCTTTAATTGTGTATTTTACGGGCTTAGAATTTGTTGTCAAGGACACATGCCATCATCACTATATCATGCATTAGTTCAGGTCAAAAGCAGCATACAGCCATACAGGTGGCTGACAGAAACCTGGCACCAGCAGCAAGGTGTGATGCCTTTTTTTGGATATCATCGCAACACCCTCCTCAAAATCGAACACTGCTTATTTGACGGTAACAGTATCAGAACACTACCTCGGACACTAGATTAGTAGACTTCTACACAGTGTCACAAGACCCAGAAGAGGAATATAGTTTGTAGAAGGAAGTCTCCATTATAAGTCAACTACTGAGCGCACAATGAGCAAAAGAGGAGGAAATCAGGGAAACAAGCTCTAGCAAGTGAGCAAGCGGCTCGCCATGATTTGAAATATTGAAACCAACATATGGCCCCGCTATAAGTTTCCAGTCAAACTGAAACCTTTCTCAAAGCAAAACATCCCTTGTCAGGTAGATTCCGATATACTATGTGTGATCGATAAATGGCGATTCAACAATATGAAATGTAAGATGAAGTGTGAAAACAAGTCTTCAGAATCAAAATTCTGTGTTACCTCAAGTAATGCTGCTGTAAAATCATAGACCTTCCCCATCCCCTAAAATTGGGCAAAGAAGTCCTGCAAGGTCCACAACAACATTTACAAACTAGAAAATTATACAGTGGTCAAATACATTATATAAACTCTGAAATCACAAAAATCATTTCCCGATTACACAAGATTACACAGTGACGTCTGATGTGCAACCAATGAACCAACCATGTTGATTTTCTATTTAATGAAACAATCATATTATAATCTTTTGTCTACAAGTCATGTGCATCTTGTTGAAAGGAAATTTGTGTTGGCAAGTCAGATTCAAGAAATAACCTGTTTAAGACATGGCAAGTTCTCCCATAAGCTGGATCATTCATCCTAACCATAAATGATCTAAGAGAAGCCCAGATTGACCAAATTTAGCAATACTAATTTTAACTTTGGCCAGTTACACCATTGAGCCATTGAGTATACATTCTTAAGGAACACCATAAATCAATACAGCAATTTCCTTTgacattttctttctctcttcatGTCTAATTCAACTTGAAACATCCCAATATTCTGTATTATAATATAACGCTACCTAGAACTAAAAACCAAACTAAATatcattgatatatatatatatatatatatatatatatataaacggATGCACATAAAGTTCAGTACCACGCAGTACCTGTCCAGTAAACTTAATAACAGAGGCAGCCAGTCCACTTGGACAACAGTTTCAAAAAAGTAACTCATTCAAAAGCAGACTTCAGTAATTATTATCACAGGAATAAGTCTTACAAGCATACAATTCCATAATTGCTACAGTCAGACAATATAAGGAAACCACATATAGGAAGAGTATTTCTCCCAAAGCTTAATTGCAGAAACAAGTTCCTGAAATACACCTGTCTTCTGGTGGCAAATCAATTTTTCAATCTTTTCACTTATACAACTATAAACAATAACTAGATTGTTCTCCCATGGCAAAAGCTTACTAGATTGACAAATGAATGGCTCTATGGTTATCGCCTCTTGTGTCATCTTTTGCGCACTCATTTCCTGATTCTGTAATATAGTATTTCCCGCCTCAAGTCAACGTGTAATAGATCATTCAAGTGAGAGAACTGTTTATGATTAATCTAAATAACCTCCCCAGACGCAACCAtacattatattttacattcatATGTCGTTCCTTTCATCTTCATGTCGAATTTAACCACAATAAACAATTCTCAGCTTGTTTTCCTTTCAAAGCTACGCTACCTCCAAAGTCTATAGGAACTATGAAGTCAAAACCAACCAGCATCCACATCGAGCAAGCATCTAGAAAGAACAAGTTGCGTATGGAACTAACACATGATACCGCATATTCTTGGCATCATTCCAGTCAACGTTAAAACACAGCCCAAGAATTAAACTGGCTCATTGATCATAAGCAACTCAATTTCTAACCCGGGACTAAATTTACCAACAGAATATCCCAATAAGCCCATACAAAGAACTGGTTGAATCCAAGCAACTTGGTCAGGAAAGCGTCCGGGGAGGAGAAAGAAACCCCATCATACCAGGAACCATTtcgcggcgacggcgagcgcgGACGAGAGGCGACACCTCTTGGAATCCTCGCAGGCGTGAAGGGACTGGAAGTCGGCGGCGGGGAGCTTGCGTGTGATCCATCCGATGTCGAGGTAGACATAGTGCGGGGGCGGGGGCAGGTCGACCTTGATGCGGATGACGTTGAACCAGACGAGGAAGCGGCGGACCTGGACGCCCTCGAGGCCAGAGAGGGAGCCGTAGCGGAGGACCCCCGTGACGCGGGGCGCGAAGTAGGTGAGGTACTCGAAGTGGACGTAGCAGGGGCCGGGCAGGTCGACGGTGAGGCTGCCGTTGTCGGCGAGCGAGAAGGCGGCGACCGTCGAGGGGAAGACGCCCGGGGGCAGGCCGTAGAGCGGGAGGAGTTCGGCGAGGGTCACGTTCTtgtgcggcggcggaggaggcggaggcggggaTGGGGGATTAGCcaactccgccgccgccggggcggcgccggcggcgaggaggagggggaggaggagaagggcgaGAGGCGGCATTGGGAGCGGAGGAGcacttgttttctttctttctttcttggtgCTTTGGTCGTAGACTCTGTGTCCACTTGGTTTGGGTTCTATGGAGGTTTGGCTTGGGATTTCTAGTCGAGATTGGTCAACGGCTCAAAACTCGGAGTCATGTAAAATGTGAATTTGTATGTTTGATTTGATGAGTTTTAAATTGTATGAGTATGTCTATATGCAAATATAATTATATCTGACTAAAGGTGAAAAGAAATAGCGTTTATGTTTTTGTCTccgagtaaaaaaaattaaatgctccattgtaaaaatatatatgtataggatTGTTCGGTGATTAGAGGCAGTACACACAAGAACTTTTTTTATACAAAGGTGAAACTTGGACTATGcaccagatggtctagtgtttAGAGGGTGAACACATCGGAATATtcggtgttcatattttctgcGGGATTTACTTTTCATTCAGTATTTTGGTTTTGGACTAACCCATAATGGAATTGGAGAAACATATTTGCTTATCTAATGTTGTGcaggtaatggatgcaacttgacggtcgacgtcAGGATAATCAGGGCCAAGCGGGGAGTTTTGTGCTAGATGATTAAGGAGACCAATCGAAAttaagagtgatcctagctgtatacATGGAAGTCAAGCAAAGTATAGAATGAAGAATTAAGATGACGTagtgataaagtcaagcgaagggtaTGCCGGTGCAACTGATAAGGCAACTCGGGGGAtcaggagcgagagagacttgccggcaaTTAAGATTGCAAGACAGAATACACGTATCGATattgggatgcttgcttgaggtcaaagtaAGCagtagtgagtcacgctttaagaagcgtgcgaGGCGGTTTTacggtttggccttaaaaccgtggAGGGATAAAGTGCATGTGACATCATCGTGAAATATGCGTCgtggcgaagctaagtcatgaaggtgtcacAACTGTTCGATAGACGGAAcgaaaaatagatcaaaatacgtCGGTAGTAGGTAGGAGGCTATTGTAAGAAAAGTATATTTTTGGAATAAGGAATTTTAAGGGCTAAGATAACTCCttaagactataaatagaggggtaaagCTGTAGGGGGCCTTGAGATAGCTATTTAAGAGCCcagtgataggttttggaggagataAGATGATagacttagcctttgtaataggtagagtttttatgagagaaaaatattttataatctatTTAAAATAAGGATAACctctatgcttaatgaagttAATTTTCTCGCATgggcttgtgttcatctccttctagactcattcttttggttcccttgcttctcttgtaagtttttcattttcggttgtgattttcgtttcctttttAAGTTGCAATTTTTCCATCCTTGTGAAGTTAATTTCTTTGTTGTTAGGAGCATAAAATATGCatacaatagtacaaatttgggTCTCACATCCCCTTGCCTCTAAGTCATtaacttagagagtttctttCAAAATTGCGAGCTTTTTTTACTAGAGTCATAGAATGGTCTTAAATAGAACCTTATGTTCATATCTCGTCCATAGTCACATGTTATCGATTTTTTCTCTGTTTCTCTCTGTATGCTTTCACTTGAatttttgaggtgcattgggtaaAACAAAGGAGAATGCTATCTGATTCAAAAGAATTTGGTGAGGTACCTATTCACCCTACTCTAGTCATCAATCTCGATCCTatagttggtatcagagccagtttgattatttgttgaccttaactggcTGTGTGATCAAtaggcgacaatggagagaagtgagaagatttCGCCGTTTGACGGTcgagatttttcgtactggaaggtgtgtATAGAGGCTTATCTATTAAGCCAAGGAagtaaaatttgagaaataatttattccaactatgagatctctGCTGCTTgcatgactcaggttcaaatagaacaatatgaagccaacaacaaggccagaaatattttgttcataagcCTAaatcggaatgagtttgacagggtccagcACATCTGTAATACCTGAGAGATCttgtctactctaagtgtctttatgaaggcactaatcagattaaggctacACGCCAaaacacatacaaccaagaatatcaaatatttatgcAAGGATTtggtgaatctttggatgctatatttgctagatttgatagaattgttagcaaccttagatccactggtgttttggCCTGCTCTAATTATGAAAGggcgatcaaacttctctatgctcttgatcgtagcatatgagaagtagAGATCTCCAGTAcgaagagtcatcaagttatgacacactgacttgtgatgaattcttcagcaaactcaagtccaccgagatagccaaggtggcttGGATAGGTCTCGGAAACCCCTTATCTTAGAACATGACGTTGGTTTCTGGATCTAATAGTGACAATTAGGCTGGAACTAGCttctcttgtgctaacacttcactgagtgtattttctttgtcttccttagtttttatcacagaggagcaggtggacgtactagatgatgaggaccttgtgttcattgtgaagaagttcactcaCTTCTATAACAATAGAGAGACTagaggagagggggggggggtctcgTGCTTATTTTTAGTGCAgtgataccactcacttcaaggtggattaccccaagctcaagaagagggaagactaTGACCACAACTATGACAGAcataagaagaaaaataagaagtcATTCTTCAAAAAGAACTATGACAAAATAGCTAAGAAGGCGACCAAAGCGGCTTCGAGGGTGTTCATAgcagctctcagcgacatcaacACCTcatcaagcgaggaggagagcatAGAGGAAGAGATGCTAGTGAAGGACAAAAAGAAGAGGAATAAGGACTTCACCAGCCTTTGCTTCATGACGGACGACAACGATAATGATAGCGACCCAGAGCTCAATTTctctgaggtatcaccttcctacgactagctttccgtctaagtcgataccttgaatgatgctctcattagctaggataggttacttagtAAAGTTAtgtgtgagttgaaggagcttaggcccAAATATGAGTATGTGTTTActaaacttgcattgcttaggtctaggcttAATATTGAGGaatgtgagagttgtttgattgtcatgactgaacttgctgagcttcagaATGTGTATGCTCAAGTCACTAGTCGGCTCAAGAGTGCCGAGACGAAGCTACTTgagaaggagtctaggtctactctcttaggcatTTGCAAAAAttaccctttgcttgcaaaagaTGTCAAACTGAAAGGCAAGAGCCATAAgaagctagaatctagattggagagtactGAGTGTTCGAAGAACGTGCAACCAAACTATTCCACCTGCATAGTCTTTCAAGACAAGCTCAGCTGAGTTAGATGGCAAGTTCAGAAGCtcttgactgagaatgagtacctcctttctctagtgtagagaagtgctcagaggacaagggaaaaatgaatttgatattGTCCAAGACCAAAATGTGTGCTGATAATgagggtttggctcttgggttagggtttgagagggtggcttacaatagggagagtaagactatgttcaccacacctactactcTAGAAGTTGAAAAATCCAAGATTAATGTTACATCaccacccatcaagaagaaacccacatcACAACCTATCAAGAAGAAACCTGCACCACAACTAAAAAAGCTCCACAATCTAAGGTGAGAGTCCTTGTATGAGAGCCCAGAATGACCGGCAGTCGAGTTtctgagagacgctaccactgcacctactgctagattGATGGCcgcttggttgggttttgctttcgccgtaggagagatgagcggcgttAGTAGGAGTGGAGTACTTGGGATATGTACCGCctctctgttggtgtacatgagtcttttccttgTTCTCACCAACGAGTTTCAGATGCTCTTTGGTTCTCTTTTAGAGGCGGTGCCTGgcgtggatcttaccatgattcatatggttttggtttatGTGTAAAAGGATTTGAGTTCCAGCGCTTTGATGGACCATGTTTTCCCCATCGCGGCACTTGCCCTCAGTGCACTgatattgatttgcatgcaccttcTTCTATTGCTTTAGGGTGGATGATTCGATGCTAGATTCATaagaggtttttgtctaaccACAGTACTGAGATAttcacctattattcttctcatatataggtggtaggcggaggcctggagaacaagtgactCATCAACGCTGGTTATTCACATCATATGAttggagattcatcatggttctccaacctCACCCTGATGAAgagacacgagtacatcacttttgggGGATGATAAAAAATGAAGGGTGAATGCAAAAGGTATGgtaaaggtgaatgagagtttcactctcaaagatgtggctttggtagagcatctgagatacaatttgctttctatatctcatttgttggatgaggatttggaagtgcgtttcaaacccgatacttctcgagttcttgattcttcaagcCCTTTGATTTGTCGGATTTCTAGAGTTGGGACAGTTTTTGGAACTAATTTTTCTGAGTTCGTTGGTTCTTCTCGATGATTAATTGCTCAATCTTCTTTTatgctttggatgtggcataggagactagggcatatgatctttgatttgcttactcgtttgagtgcacTAGGCTTGATCTAAGAATTGCCGAAGCTCAAGTTTGCGAAGAACTTTGTTTGTGCTCTttgtcagcatggcaagatggttgctatCTCCCATCcactagtcaatctggtgatgactgaatgatcaAGAGAACTTCTCTACATAGACATTGTTGGTCCTTTTCAGGTTCGTTCGGTGGGTGAGaaatggtatgtacttgtcattgttgatgatttctctcgctactcttgggtcttctttattgtaagcaaggatgaagtgttctcacactttcagagttTGGTTTTGAGATTGTTCGAGGAATTTCCtgatgcattgaaagcaattcacagtaaTAATaacaccgagttcaagaactatctccttgatgttttctgtcttgagcatggtattgagcatcaattttctgtccCATGTGTCACTCAGCAGAATGATGTGGTTAAGAGGAAGAATTGTAccttggtggagatggctaggacgatgctcgatgagcatatgactactagaaagttttgggctgaggctattagcactGCTTGCTACATCttcaaaataattttcttgcgcttgatcttgaatttgacttcttatgagttgtatTTTAGGAGGAAGCCGAAAGTTTCTCAGttgagagtttttggctatCGATGCTTTagcctaaagcgtggcaatctcgATAAATTCGAGTCGTGTTCTTCCGATAGAATTTTCTTTGGGTACTCCCTTCATGGTCATTTTtatagggtttataatcttgacattAACACCATTATGAAATCTTgttatgtgacttttgatgaatcaatctCGTGTGCTAGTTCTATCTTtgagtgtgtaggtgatcaagagatgagcgcAAGTATCTTTGTGGATGACGAACTTTCAGCTcttagtgatgatgaggataatCCACTACTGCTACTTCTACAtcggcagagggtcctgcagtaTCTAcctccacttcagctgctttctaGCCAGCACCAGCAGTAATTGAGAGGGATATCGTCTTACAGTGTGAAGCTCCTTGACACATTCAGCGGAGATATCCTCCACAGCTGATGATCCatgaccttggtgagagggtaataaggtccaaatctgctcaatatgctcaattcacaaattttgcatttgttgcttcttttgagccccatgatattAGACACGCTCTTTCTGATTTAAATTGGGTTAATGCTATGCatgaaaaactagaaaactttaaAAGAAACCAAGTTTcagtccttgtagagccaccccttGATATTCATACTATatgcaccaaatgggtcttcaagaacaaatagggggaggatgggtcagTTGTTacaaacaaagctagacttgtggccTAGGGTTTTACTCAAATAAAAGGGATAGACTTTGAAGAGACCTTTGCATcaatagctaggctagaagccattaggatcatccttgcatttgcggcaatcccaaggttttaagttgtattaAATAGATGTCAAGAGTGTTTTTTAAAATGGTTTTATAGAGTAACAGGTATATATCAAGCAACTctaggctttgagcaccctaaatacccacatagagtgtacaagcttcagaaagctctGTATGGACTTAAGCAGGCATCGAGAGTTGGTATAATAGGCTTATGTCTTTCTTGCTTGGGTATGGATATATAATGGGGTTAGTGGATAAATCCTTGTTCACTTTTAGGCATAACaaagatttcctacttgttcagatatatatggatggtatcattttttgtggctcttctcatacatttgtggccaagtttgcaaaaactatgagcagggaatttgagatgtcgatgatgggcgagcttaacttcttccttggactataaatcaagcaatgcaaccaaggtacattcgtccactagACGAAGTTCATCAAGGATTTGCTAAAGAaattcgacatgagcgatgctaAGCCCTTAGTGACATCAATGGTTACCTTGACCGTGCTCGATCCGGATGAAGGTgaagaggaggtggaccagtaggagtacaagagcatgattGACTCCCTCATGTACTTGACGACAACAAGACCTGATATCCACTTCACCGTCTGTTTGTGTGCTTACTTTCAGGAATCACCGAGGaagtctcaccgccaagcgatGAAACGTATTTTAAGGTACCTTAAGCACACTCTCTACTatgatctttggttttctgcctcttcttctctttctctttgaggtttttctGATACAGATTTTGCTGGCtatagaattgacaggaagagtaacTTCAGTACTTGTTatttcttaggtacttctcttgtgtgttggtcttcttgcaaGCTATCTAGCGCTGCGTagtctactgttgaagctaaatatgtagctgctgctagctgttgctcacagattttataTATGGTTGCTACTTTAAGGGACTatgggttagacttcaagagtgtgccacttttgtgtgacaataccagtgccataagccttgcaaataacccagttcaacacttcAGAACTAAACATATACTCCAtccgattgcaaatataagtcgttttagacttgtgcacaaggattaagaaagtagatcaaataaccttgttgccttttatttattctgtattggaaaagataacttattaatttgtgagagtggtagcattcattgaacaagggcaagaagggaacaaaagagaaagaagtgcatagaagttcgagaatgacttatatttagagaatagttgagaaggctaaaacgacctacatttacaatcagaTGGAGTAGATGTTAGATTTCACTTCTtgcgagaccacaatgagaaggacGATATTAAGTTGAGCtatatagatacccaacaccagctagccgatatctttaccaagcctttAGATGTAACAAGATTTGCCTCTTTGAGGTGTGAGCTGGGAGTGTGTCATtcctatagcattgtgtgaggggaagTTGTTCttatacatactctatcttacttatgttacatttgcattgcatctcatcatgtaagataaacatagtagttgagctttgacttatatgtctttagcattttctgtTACTAGACTCAAATTTTGACTAAGTTGAGTAGCTGTGTGGAGCAAGctttttaatcttaggctcatcttgatgctttgatatgaaacATTTTGAGCAAGTTAGCTTTTCTAAAGataaaatttagcaattttatgaatcatgtagactataaaatgtTACATTTTTTATCATCATGTTCATAATTGTTTTGGCTTAATCAATggtagtttgatgaatatcttgttttAGCCTTCTTGATTCAAGATAGTAGATTGGAAAATATTGCACCATATTTTTATCTTtatcaaatatttagctcatgataaaaccttgggggaatatgtgttccttgtatcataaagacactacttgacttgatcatgtgaaaacttgataaagTATGCAAATTAGAACAattatgagaaatcaagtttttgtgataaaatataatccaatatggttgtcttgaagcctcgaggTATTTGACGTACCTAGTTATGCGATACTTCACTTGGATAAgtggcaacttgaggataaaaagaaaaacaaagaaatgtgCTTCAGTGTTATAAGTTTTTAAtgacttgatctaactaagtcttggttttatATGTGAGTATTTGCAAAATCtattatcatgaatgcttgtttgcctagtttgatattgaagttatctagttcttaatgcttgtattaccTTGGCACAAATGAATGCTTATGTGATGATCTCATTtaatatgattcggctatgtgaacctTAATGAGCCAACAATTCTTCAGTTTAGCCTGTGCAGCTTCATGTTCATATGTAATTGTATCTTTTTGTGCctttgtgcaattgtgagctccacattctactttCTGTAGCTCTCTGTGGTTTCTAACATCTGCAAATGCTTTGtcgtatacttgtgaaagctcattagaatTGTATGTCCATGCATTGCATGGtgttgtccttgatgtttgtattgccaaagagggaaaaaaatatgcactaagccacaaaaaagaatcttgcataatgaaaagTGGAGAAAATCTAtaaatatgtgaaaaatgtgcattcatcaagaggGAGCTTTTGTGCATTCTTAAGCTTTTGAGGTTCTTGGCTAAGTCTTTATCTCTCTTCGGGTTTTTGCAATCCTTCTATTTCCATGTGATATTTTCTGCTCTTTCTTGAGTctttggtcacttggataagCTTCTCTCGTTGGATTTtatcaaaccaaaatatttgtgcTTTGATGGTTGTCAATACACTCATCAAGGGGAAGGTTGAGAAACCAAAtggaaatgtgccttggtttatttatgatgagtgattgacaagtttgTAGTCTTGCTTTGATGAGTTTTGGGTTGCATGAGTATGTCTATATATTGCAAATATAATCATGTCTGATCAAAGGTGAAAAGAAAATggagtttatatttttgtctctgagtccaaGAAATTTTTTCTCACTAGATGGTCAAGTGTGTAGGAAATTGTACACACATGATAATCCAGTGATTAGAGGTAGTACACACCAGAGCTTTTTCTATACAGAGGCGAAACTTGGACTGTGcactagatggtctggtgttcagggGATGTGAACACCGTAGCATTTTCCAGAAAGGTCTGTTTTTTGTGCCAGAGAGAAAAtgcacactggatagtccgacgATGAGCAGAGTGAAAACCGGAGGGTACACCATACCATTTATCAGAGAAGGTTGCATCTATGGGAAAAGGAAACACaatgcactggatggtccgacgagtGTAGAagtgaacaccagagcattgtaccagactatttcttgcagagagcaaaattttcagAGTGCGGAAGGTGTTactctcaccggatggtccggtgttcagaggtTGAACACACAGAACATTCGATATTaacgttttctgcaggatgtgctttCCATTGAGCATTTTGGTTTTGGACTAACCCATAATGGaattggagaaacatgtttgcttgtctaatgttatatgtgatggatgcaacttggcgatcgacggcAGGATGATCAGAGTCAAGCGGGGAGTGTGGTGCTGGATGATCAGGGAGGCCAgctggagtcaagggtgatcctagctgtgtacacggaggtcaagcaaagtatgaaaggaaggatgaagacgacgtggtgacaaagtcaagcaaataGGATAttggtacaagtgacaaggcggtccatGGGATCGGAagtaggagagacttgccgacagtcaagatcgcaagatagagtacatGTGTTGACATCGAGATGCTTGCTTGGGGTCAAAGCAAGCAACAacaagtcatgctttgagaaacgtgcgaTGTGATTTCGCAGTTTAGCCTTAAAACCATAGAGGGATTGAGTGCACATGGCATTATCATGAAGCaagcgtcgaggcgaagctaattCGTGAAGGTGTCatgaccgttcgatggacggagtggaaaatagaacaaaatgtcccggtggtaggtaggaagCC of Phragmites australis chromosome 3, lpPhrAust1.1, whole genome shotgun sequence contains these proteins:
- the LOC133913072 gene encoding uncharacterized protein LOC133913072; this translates as MPPLALLLLPLLLAAGAAPAAAELANPPSPPPPPPPPHKNVTLAELLPLYGLPPGVFPSTVAAFSLADNGSLTVDLPGPCYVHFEYLTYFAPRVTGVLRYGSLSGLEGVQVRRFLVWFNVIRIKVDLPPPPHYVYLDIGWITRKLPAADFQSLHACEDSKRCRLSSALAVAAKWFLDFFAQF